A genome region from Eremothecium cymbalariae DBVPG#7215 chromosome 4, complete sequence includes the following:
- the GSR1 gene encoding Gsr1p (similar to Ashbya gossypii ABR144C), protein MGVFRKSTGSSNSSKERAGKMKLTKDDRDHLKLRTASVHDPILAAVNEAQPFEQAADIFNENGQRNMYGGATSQGIKDVFGRPIAKPDISNPTRARDERPLDTIRGFEYAITGDPRWMSQLDSNRYGFHVRPEFPAFNTMDAYGAQMGDSPHGFSYGGEQAVFQPPRVKVDSKKKKRGFFGKKK, encoded by the coding sequence atgggGGTATTTAGAAAAAGTACCGGTTCTTCTAACTCGTCCAAAGAACGTGCTGGAAAGATGAAACTTACAAAAGATGATCGTGACCATCTCAAACTTCGTACAGCGTCGGTGCATGATCCAATTTTAGCAGCGGTGAACGAAGCTCAGCCTTTCGAACAAGCTGCGGATAtctttaatgaaaatggaCAGCGTAATATGTACGGGGGGGCTACATCTCAAGGGATTAAAGATGTGTTTGGAAGGCCGATTGCGAAACCAGATATTTCTAATCCAACTAGAGCCAGGGACGAACGTCCATTGGATACCATACGGGGCTTTGAATACGCCATAACAGGCGATCCCCGTTGGATGTCGCAGCTAGATTCTAACAGGTACGGTTTTCATGTAAGACCTGAATTCCCGGCGTTTAATACTATGGATGCCTATGGTGCACAAATGGGTGATTCACCTCATGGATTCAGTTATGGAGGTGAGCAAGCTGTATTTCAGCCTCCCAGAGTTAAAGTGgattcaaagaagaagaaaagaggTTTTTTtgggaagaagaaatag
- the ESF1 gene encoding pre-rRNA-processing protein ESF1 (similar to Ashbya gossypii AER259W + AER260C) yields the protein MSDKREKRDPVTNDSRFAGIHNDPKFRKPKVNKLKITLDDRFSKKDLEFKRKAKVDKYGRRIGSYDEKEAKDFDRYFSKNESVEKIQSDDEEGETEDIAVSALDRARGEVPLDYESSSDENSSSESEEESEDSALDPDSELEIEESKPETGDPTKVFAVVNLDWDHVRSVDLLATFNSFVPNGGSIKKVAIYPSEFGKERMKREEVEGPPRELFKRKQSKKEKDSDDENSDIDINDLYEVDDAEKDYDSKALRRYQLDRLRYYYAVVYCSDVLTAKAIYQNCDGTEFESTANMFDLRYVPDNMKFEDDPRDQCVSVPKDYKPTQFSTSALQHSQVKLTWDETPADRVEISKRAFNQKEIEEMDFKAYLASDSDSSEGETNEKTKNALRSLVNDSIQVAHKSVFDKHGSEEEADVEITFTPGLENGDAPKEENEEETALDKIKRKEKERRKKRKERVKELKMQAIDEKKARRRKGDDGAVTEAEKELRKKKQAELELLMLEDETGKKSTLNNNAHFNMNEIIKSQKEKTKKSRYQNKNVIVDDNFKPDLNDPRFKEVFEDHDFAIDPSQPEFKKTPAMKEILEERTRRSSKMKKAFNKRKASYDHPQSGQTDSLNSLVEKFKKKHKKVHKK from the coding sequence ATGTCTGATAAAAGGGAAAAGCGTGATCCAGTTACGAATGATTCAAGGTTTGCGGGCATCCACAATGATCCCAAGTTCAGGAAACCCAAAGTCAACAAACTGAAAATTACATTGGATGATAGATTTAGTAAGAAGGACTTGGAATTCAAACGTAAAGCTAAGGTGGACAAATATGGTAGACGAATTGGCAGCTatgatgaaaaagaagCGAAAGATTTTGATCGATACTtctcaaaaaatgaaaGTGTTGAAAAGATTCAGTCGGATGACGAGGAAGGTGAAACCGAAGACATAGCTGTTTCTGCATTAGATAGAGCTCGTGGAGAGGTGCCATTAGATTATGAATCGTCGTCTGACGAAAACTCTTCCAGTGAATCCGAGGAGGAATCTGAAGACAGTGCACTGGATCCAGATTCAGAATTGGAAATTGAAGAGTCGAAACCAGAGACAGGTGATCCAACAAAGGTATTTGCAGTGGTCAATTTGGACTGGGACCATGTGAGGTCCGTAGATTTACTGGCCACTTTCAATTCATTTGTTCCAAATGGAGGAAGTATTAAGAAGGTTGCTATTTATCCTAGCGAATTTGGTAAGGAAAGAATGAAGCGTGAGGAAGTTGAGGGACCTCCAAGGGAACTCTTCAAGCGGAAAcaatcaaagaaagaaaaagattcagatgatgagaacTCCGACATAGATATCAACGATTTATACGAAGTAGACGATGCAGAAAAGGATTATGATTCCAAAGCTCTCCGCCGTTATCAGCTTGACAGATTaagatattattatgcAGTAGTTTACTGCAGTGATGTCCTAACAGCGAAAGCAATCTACCAAAATTGTGATGGGACCGAATTTGAATCAACAGCTAATATGTTTGACTTAAGGTACGTGCCTGATAATATGAAGTTTGAGGATGATCCAAGAGATCAATGTGTTTCTGTTCCTAAAGATTATAAGCCTACTCAGTTCAGTACCTCTGCCTTGCAACATTCACAAGTTAAATTAACCTGGGATGAAACTCCTGCTGATAGAGTGGAGATATCAAAGAGGGCGTTTAATcagaaagaaattgaagaaatggaCTTCAAGGCATACTTAGCATCCGATTCAGATTCATCGGAAGGAGAGACCAATGAGAAGACCAAAAATGCTCTCAGGTCATTAGTGAATGACTCAATACAGGTTGCTCACAAATCGGTATTCGACAAACATGGAAGTGAGGAAGAGGCTGATGTCGAGATCACATTTACTCCAGGTCTGGAAAATGGGGATGCACCAAAGGAAGagaatgaagaagaaaccGCCCTTGACAAGATCAAACgtaaagaaaaagaaagacgTAAGAAGAGAAAGGAAAGAGTGAAGGAATTAAAAATGCAAGCTATAGATGAGAAGAAggcaagaagaagaaagggTGATGATGGTGCAGTAACAGAAGCCGAAAAAGAattgaggaagaagaagcaagCTGAGCTGGAGTTACTAATGTTAGAGGATGAGACTGGTAAAAAATCGACATTAAACAATAATGCACATTTTAATATGaatgaaataataaaatcccaaaaggagaagacaaaaaagTCAAGATATCAGAACAAAAACGTTATTGTGGACGATAACTTCAAACCTGACTTAAATGATCCTAGATTTAAAGAAGTGTTTGAGGACCATGATTTTGCCATTGATCCCTCACAGCCCGAATTCAAGAAGACGCCTGCAATGAAAGAGATTTTAGAAGAACGTACTAGACGTTCCTCTAAAATGAAGAAAGCTTTTAACAAGCGTAAAGCGTCCTATGACCACCCTCAAAGTGGTCAAACAGACAGCTTGAACAGTttagttgaaaaatttaaGAAAAAGCATAAAAAAGTGCATAAAAAGTAA